A genome region from Microbacterium terricola includes the following:
- a CDS encoding DUF5979 domain-containing protein, protein MAATLAVVFALGSTSLPAYAEGSDSDADSAISITKTAGATPDGDVASYAPGDTVTYDIVLACVAPTAGVCVDARVVDDIPAPLILQDVTVADPDNLYDDNSDGDTVDVAFSFTNDQGAGMRGGNSVTIAVTAEIPETITWEQAQELGEVTNTASFTTRDLSASDDAVLVIDVPEQLAADATKSAEDNMGGTGRPIPAEAGRPVDFTIGGGNTSNRPVESITITDPAAGSTGMEYLDLTSIDGIAYPAGADQVTVSYVDGTGTHTIGPYFAPTDSVLLTDFDDPTTVTSISFTFTAQNGDQLPPATGPGDYASIGIGTETNELVEDLDTNESVTVDNVAEATVTVDDRTQSDTASDSVVITNVPPSVTVDKSFADAALLPGETTTATIEAVNGGKDVTEMTIADPGAGGDDLHEQGFAFQGFDEDAIVWPSDADHVQITYYYASAPTEETLESDDLDTLPTTSRPDDVVGFSITFTGPIEPGATAVVPFVVESQPVEEGTPTQATNTTDASVVDADGVGATDTDSDTITRNPARVYPVVDKSIVKDDLYNAPGASTLVQLTGSVREDSTTGADELVVQDPIDPDGGISPFWNHFDLTSIGPVEVPTNATMTASYYSCAAGDWVPFPGMPVAPGDTWSYVIPGGDKDDICGVQFVYTPDPAGTLLPPGFTVLAYFNVELRDELRDGSGPVNSEDVLAIDNDASATVDNPETGQGPQTDTDTDGIDVIPIDGEGPDMISKSWTPTSGVVALSGDTTPVTLQWGTQGIPLDTMTITDIENPETTELTDSAFDAFDLRLIQEITPATDPGILFDQVYAQRLSAASGQWEYFDDGFTAANPSRGGYPEYRLSAQERDDTIAVRFVFSERPDRADVITNIATDPAVGSGVAETDGLDRTIILRYALRYYLRSNPAQPVLGANHEYEYNSGTPGIVDNTVQAEGVGTDDTYNSRAEDDMTILDEAMDVTLDKRFVDYDENADNPWDDSLDSEELPLPPVGTPASDYPGMTALLRATNTSVARVGSMTVRDPDPDITEGIYDQFNLFRVVSVTVPEGADASLSRVILSFADGPAQSVPLDDPILSNPSSLADVVGVTVTHSGGLNGDGTYSSLIVSGATSDIRLEYQMRPTLRSDPDTAASATVTPLINHAVVDESRPGADAVGPITETTSDTASDDISIVTGTYGVETSKTIDPETRSELDPAEGYTVELTGQPTGTIPSTRMTMTDASPTFFNAFVFSAFADIDLPNPIQQVRVDLLSGADVGLDGDTLAYACGGDTDLTACWTEGAWVTADTAGGVISAAALAGSIDVPFPDIQGVRFTFRTSGEVHWERPSDPLITTTFVADRREFLVYDGTDDGVDTLVPTTRPGLDAAPGEDVAGVMTDDVVTVVESSWNDEGTSPFTETATESDTTTLTHVANSVSVSKVHGREAAGTNQDTFYPGEEIPYEITVVNTGDWPITGLTVTDQVETDGDGPMLVEPARAVDDDTPIYTGTLDGTPIDPFAGGMDADGLITFELPDDFVFEPGAELVVTASLVFRQTPEPVSPGVEVGNAVSVSSDRYFDTCEFTTHGDATTPTTDVPACASTTQATPRAVGPISTVKSVKGVGAGVEGAAPGDANYDDLGVLGVNVSDPERFCDEPNVGDGYYLTPCVPLTRPGGVEQWRLQLTNAGNVPVSTIAAIDVLPGVGDTGVTLPGQRGSRWQPTYLGNLVTSGQLNGATPSVWYSTVVPNQACNEAEIQYLTGGISAALAACTDEVVNQRPSMWQPYSNALPAEVLADIRALRFSVTYDEGLELQPNATVQVTFQSQTAWSSEQIEQDPNGVDPIAWNGAAAGSVGQTPLGQVQSPVVEPRKAGVALATGQLQFEKAVEGLDPAWGVDAPDDYAFTLACTSGGEPVSLVGPGGADMSQVRVASDGTPLAYNAGTGEWGQVTLPLYAECTLTEDAGDPNSQGAIVTYDPAGAEDGTSGAVQALRFEYADNIVNAPAADDPGEATIAATNTYVPGGFEITKSIDDGGVRAPIAYEDTYDFTAQCTFLGQSVLDEEFTLSEADGWTEEFGDLPAGAECTVEEVDPGGAASTTIVVTEDGVAGDEETAASVDFTVLAYDEGETTALTTVAVTNVYTTGSVLVTKTIVDPGGWGTADFTVEMTCTLEGATPDPVFEGSSTVSADSPEWQVDDLPTGAECVVTETENGGANATSPDVTVVVGDDESGVVEAEITNTFTVGSLRVTKVLEGAPANALDPATTDEYAISLSCTREVNGVPDVPVVIPAPGADRTIVGAGSVVYEGLPTGAECTVSEDDPGFATGEVRISPDPVMIGGPDDDPVEVTVTNVFENGSLSVVKAFDAPDGFPTPDSFTATVTCTWQGADVPLADDGAITIAGDGTPTIVDDIPVDSVCEIEEDDFGQTSVTYLPAQSIVVDDPDAPTEVAIENTYEWASLEVGKLVESDSPFIPTQFEFHVVCTFQDGTPVDETFFLDANETETITEIPARSECTVTETGERGADSTITEADVPGATGDLAPQIDQATRTVVIPELQPDSTAVINTVTYTNLYDTTAVVLVKEFAGAGADQFGLDQAFVFSVTCTLEGETVLDRQVALSAANGFTTALTEVVAGSECTVVEDDLQGADTVVIEPNDGEDTTVGDVVIPAEGALVTVTATNWYLTGSLEVTKTFAGDGVEKYGTDDFGLNLACLRDGEVVDIPDGADRVVNAGEPVADWTHLPTGAECTLTETDAGGANSTAIQDENGDPVTLDEDGGYTFVVTTDPTILSEDDQVQPALTVENTFNLAQVSVSKTVDNGGALDIDGEPVAYGPFEVTLACTWNGQDVTAAEPMVRTIADGETVTWTQLPEAADCTIAETDTMGAAATTVTVTQAAVTGDPLVGTIADLDPLPNVDADDQTSVAILNQFLDPPITVRKVVDGGGAGEFGDRSFTFDVRCVLIDPSHPAPGLLLRDGRYEVGGPIGPLVTRLPTGAECSITEVDTGGADRTTITINGVPLTGTTATTVIGSVPVEILVTNTFDAPLPSTGFDARGVWIAGGVAALLIVGGLVAVLVVRRRRRTE, encoded by the coding sequence ATGGCGGCCACGCTCGCCGTCGTGTTCGCGCTCGGGAGCACGTCGCTGCCCGCCTATGCGGAGGGCTCCGACTCCGACGCGGACTCCGCGATCTCGATCACCAAGACCGCCGGTGCGACACCGGACGGCGACGTCGCGAGCTACGCGCCCGGCGACACCGTCACCTATGACATCGTCCTCGCCTGCGTCGCCCCGACGGCCGGAGTCTGCGTCGACGCCCGGGTGGTCGATGACATCCCCGCTCCCCTGATACTCCAGGACGTCACGGTCGCAGACCCCGACAACCTCTACGACGACAACTCTGACGGCGACACCGTCGACGTCGCGTTCTCCTTCACGAACGATCAGGGTGCCGGCATGCGCGGCGGCAATTCGGTGACCATCGCCGTGACGGCCGAGATCCCCGAGACGATCACGTGGGAGCAGGCCCAAGAGCTCGGCGAGGTCACCAACACCGCGAGCTTCACCACGCGCGACCTGTCCGCAAGCGACGATGCCGTGCTCGTCATCGACGTGCCCGAGCAGCTCGCCGCCGATGCGACGAAGTCGGCCGAGGACAACATGGGCGGCACCGGTCGCCCGATCCCGGCCGAGGCGGGCCGCCCGGTCGACTTCACGATCGGGGGCGGCAACACCTCGAACCGCCCGGTCGAGTCGATCACGATCACCGACCCGGCCGCGGGCAGCACCGGCATGGAGTACCTCGATCTGACCTCGATCGATGGCATCGCCTACCCCGCCGGGGCGGACCAGGTCACCGTGTCGTATGTGGACGGCACCGGCACGCACACGATCGGCCCTTACTTCGCCCCGACCGACAGTGTGCTGCTCACCGACTTCGACGACCCGACCACCGTCACGAGCATCTCCTTCACCTTCACCGCCCAGAACGGCGATCAACTGCCGCCCGCGACGGGTCCCGGCGACTACGCATCGATCGGCATCGGGACAGAGACGAACGAGCTCGTCGAGGACCTCGACACGAACGAGAGCGTCACCGTCGACAACGTGGCCGAGGCGACCGTGACGGTCGACGACCGGACGCAGAGCGACACGGCATCCGATTCGGTCGTCATCACCAACGTGCCCCCCTCCGTCACCGTCGACAAGAGCTTCGCGGATGCTGCGCTGCTCCCGGGCGAGACCACGACGGCGACGATCGAGGCGGTCAACGGTGGCAAGGACGTCACCGAGATGACCATCGCCGATCCGGGCGCGGGGGGCGATGATCTGCACGAGCAGGGGTTCGCCTTCCAGGGGTTCGATGAGGACGCCATCGTGTGGCCCTCTGACGCCGACCACGTCCAGATCACCTACTACTACGCGTCGGCGCCGACGGAGGAGACCCTGGAGAGCGACGACCTCGACACCCTGCCCACGACGTCGCGTCCCGACGATGTCGTCGGCTTCTCGATCACCTTCACGGGCCCGATCGAACCCGGTGCGACCGCCGTGGTGCCGTTCGTCGTCGAGTCGCAGCCCGTCGAGGAGGGCACCCCGACCCAGGCGACGAATACGACGGATGCGAGCGTCGTCGACGCTGACGGAGTCGGAGCGACCGACACCGACAGCGATACGATCACCCGCAACCCCGCCCGTGTGTATCCGGTCGTCGACAAGAGCATCGTCAAGGACGATCTCTACAATGCTCCGGGCGCCTCGACCCTGGTCCAGCTGACCGGTTCGGTCCGGGAGGACTCGACCACCGGCGCCGACGAACTGGTCGTCCAGGACCCGATCGACCCGGATGGGGGCATCAGCCCGTTCTGGAATCACTTCGACCTGACTTCGATCGGTCCGGTCGAGGTGCCCACGAACGCGACGATGACCGCTTCGTACTACAGCTGTGCGGCGGGGGATTGGGTCCCGTTCCCCGGCATGCCGGTCGCACCGGGCGATACGTGGAGCTACGTCATCCCCGGCGGCGACAAGGACGACATCTGCGGTGTGCAGTTCGTCTACACGCCAGACCCGGCCGGCACCCTGCTCCCCCCGGGCTTCACCGTTCTCGCCTACTTCAACGTCGAACTGCGCGACGAGCTCCGCGACGGGTCGGGGCCGGTCAACAGCGAAGACGTGCTCGCGATCGACAACGACGCCTCGGCGACGGTGGACAACCCCGAGACGGGGCAGGGCCCCCAGACGGACACCGACACCGACGGCATCGACGTGATTCCGATCGACGGCGAAGGCCCGGACATGATCTCCAAGTCCTGGACCCCGACCTCCGGCGTGGTCGCGCTCTCCGGCGACACGACGCCGGTCACGCTGCAGTGGGGCACACAGGGCATCCCGCTGGACACGATGACGATCACCGACATCGAGAACCCGGAGACCACGGAGCTCACCGACTCGGCGTTCGATGCGTTCGATCTTCGCCTGATCCAGGAGATCACGCCGGCGACGGACCCCGGCATCCTCTTCGACCAGGTGTACGCGCAGCGGCTCAGCGCCGCCTCGGGGCAGTGGGAGTACTTTGACGACGGATTCACGGCCGCCAACCCGAGCCGCGGCGGATACCCGGAGTACCGACTCTCCGCGCAGGAGCGCGACGACACGATCGCCGTGCGCTTCGTGTTCAGCGAACGGCCCGACCGTGCGGACGTCATCACCAACATCGCGACCGACCCGGCCGTCGGGTCGGGCGTCGCCGAGACCGACGGCCTCGATCGCACCATCATCCTTCGCTACGCACTGCGCTACTACCTCCGGTCCAACCCGGCCCAGCCGGTCCTCGGCGCGAACCACGAGTACGAGTACAACTCCGGCACTCCGGGAATCGTGGACAACACGGTGCAGGCCGAAGGTGTCGGCACGGACGACACGTACAACAGCCGCGCCGAGGACGACATGACGATCCTCGACGAGGCCATGGACGTCACGCTCGACAAGCGATTCGTGGACTACGACGAGAACGCGGACAACCCGTGGGACGACAGCCTCGACAGCGAGGAGCTCCCGCTGCCGCCGGTGGGCACACCCGCCAGCGACTACCCGGGGATGACCGCGCTGCTGCGCGCGACGAACACCTCGGTCGCGCGCGTCGGCTCCATGACGGTCAGGGATCCCGACCCGGACATCACCGAAGGCATCTACGACCAGTTCAATCTGTTCCGAGTCGTCTCCGTGACTGTCCCCGAGGGCGCCGACGCGAGTCTGTCGCGTGTCATCCTGAGCTTCGCCGACGGACCTGCCCAGTCGGTACCGCTCGACGATCCGATCCTGTCGAACCCCTCGTCCCTGGCCGACGTGGTCGGCGTCACGGTCACCCACTCTGGCGGTCTGAACGGCGACGGCACCTACTCGTCGCTGATCGTCTCGGGAGCGACCAGCGACATCCGGCTCGAGTACCAGATGCGCCCGACCCTGCGTTCCGATCCCGATACGGCCGCGTCGGCGACCGTCACCCCGCTGATCAACCACGCGGTCGTCGACGAGTCCCGTCCGGGCGCAGACGCGGTCGGACCGATCACCGAGACGACGTCGGACACCGCATCCGATGACATCTCGATCGTGACGGGCACCTACGGTGTCGAGACCAGCAAGACGATCGACCCGGAGACCCGTTCCGAGCTCGACCCGGCCGAGGGCTACACGGTCGAGCTGACCGGGCAGCCGACCGGCACGATCCCTTCGACGCGGATGACGATGACCGATGCGTCGCCGACGTTCTTCAACGCCTTCGTCTTCTCCGCGTTCGCGGACATCGACCTGCCCAACCCCATCCAGCAGGTGCGCGTCGATCTTCTCAGTGGCGCGGACGTCGGCCTCGACGGCGACACCCTCGCGTACGCGTGCGGCGGCGACACCGATCTGACCGCCTGCTGGACCGAGGGAGCGTGGGTCACCGCCGACACAGCCGGGGGCGTCATCTCGGCTGCCGCGCTGGCGGGATCGATCGACGTCCCGTTCCCCGACATCCAGGGGGTCCGGTTCACGTTCCGCACCTCGGGCGAAGTGCACTGGGAGCGCCCGAGCGACCCGCTGATCACCACCACGTTCGTCGCCGACCGACGCGAATTCCTCGTGTACGACGGGACGGACGACGGCGTCGACACGCTCGTGCCCACGACCCGTCCGGGCCTCGATGCCGCCCCCGGCGAGGATGTCGCCGGTGTCATGACCGACGACGTGGTCACCGTCGTCGAGAGCTCATGGAACGACGAGGGCACCTCGCCGTTCACGGAGACCGCGACCGAATCCGACACGACCACCCTCACCCATGTCGCGAATTCCGTCTCGGTGAGCAAGGTCCACGGTCGCGAAGCGGCGGGGACCAACCAGGACACCTTCTACCCGGGGGAGGAGATCCCCTACGAGATCACGGTGGTCAACACCGGCGACTGGCCGATCACGGGTCTCACGGTGACCGACCAGGTCGAGACCGACGGCGATGGTCCGATGCTCGTGGAGCCGGCTCGCGCGGTCGACGACGACACACCGATCTACACGGGCACTCTGGACGGCACGCCCATCGATCCCTTCGCGGGCGGCATGGATGCTGACGGGCTGATCACCTTCGAGCTGCCCGACGACTTCGTGTTCGAACCGGGTGCGGAGCTCGTCGTGACGGCGAGCCTCGTCTTCCGGCAGACGCCCGAACCGGTCTCGCCCGGGGTCGAGGTCGGCAACGCGGTGTCGGTGAGCTCGGACCGCTACTTCGACACCTGCGAGTTCACGACGCACGGCGATGCCACGACACCCACCACCGACGTACCGGCCTGCGCGTCGACGACCCAGGCGACGCCCCGAGCGGTCGGCCCGATCTCCACGGTGAAGTCGGTGAAAGGCGTCGGCGCCGGCGTGGAGGGCGCCGCACCGGGTGACGCGAACTATGACGACCTCGGCGTGCTCGGGGTCAACGTCTCCGACCCCGAGCGGTTCTGCGATGAGCCCAACGTCGGCGATGGCTACTACCTCACGCCGTGTGTGCCGCTCACGCGCCCCGGGGGCGTCGAGCAGTGGCGCCTGCAGCTGACCAACGCGGGCAATGTGCCGGTGTCGACGATCGCCGCCATCGACGTGCTGCCGGGCGTCGGGGACACCGGTGTGACACTGCCAGGGCAGCGCGGATCGCGCTGGCAGCCGACGTATCTCGGCAACCTCGTGACCTCGGGTCAGCTCAACGGCGCCACCCCGAGCGTCTGGTACTCCACCGTCGTGCCGAATCAGGCATGCAACGAAGCGGAGATCCAATACCTCACGGGCGGGATCTCGGCCGCGCTCGCCGCGTGCACCGACGAGGTCGTCAACCAGCGACCCAGCATGTGGCAGCCCTACTCGAACGCGCTGCCGGCCGAGGTGCTCGCCGACATCCGCGCCCTGAGATTCTCGGTCACGTACGACGAGGGGCTCGAGCTCCAGCCGAATGCCACCGTCCAGGTGACCTTCCAGTCGCAGACGGCCTGGTCCAGCGAGCAGATCGAGCAGGACCCGAACGGCGTCGATCCGATCGCGTGGAACGGCGCGGCCGCCGGCTCGGTCGGGCAGACGCCCCTGGGCCAGGTCCAGAGCCCGGTCGTCGAGCCGCGCAAGGCCGGTGTCGCCCTGGCGACCGGCCAGCTGCAGTTCGAGAAGGCCGTCGAGGGACTGGACCCCGCCTGGGGTGTCGACGCGCCCGACGACTACGCCTTCACGCTGGCGTGCACCTCGGGCGGTGAACCGGTCAGCCTGGTCGGACCAGGTGGGGCGGACATGAGCCAGGTCCGTGTGGCGTCGGATGGCACGCCGCTGGCCTACAACGCCGGCACCGGGGAGTGGGGACAGGTCACCCTGCCTCTGTACGCGGAGTGCACACTGACCGAAGACGCCGGCGACCCGAACTCGCAGGGGGCGATCGTCACCTACGACCCCGCGGGCGCGGAGGACGGCACCTCGGGTGCCGTCCAGGCGCTGCGGTTCGAGTACGCCGACAACATCGTCAACGCGCCGGCTGCAGACGACCCGGGCGAGGCGACGATCGCGGCGACGAACACCTACGTGCCCGGCGGGTTCGAGATCACGAAGTCGATCGACGACGGCGGTGTGCGGGCGCCGATTGCGTACGAAGACACGTACGACTTCACCGCGCAGTGCACCTTCCTCGGACAGTCAGTGCTCGACGAGGAGTTCACCCTCTCGGAGGCCGACGGGTGGACCGAGGAGTTCGGAGATCTGCCGGCCGGAGCGGAGTGCACGGTCGAGGAGGTCGATCCGGGCGGAGCCGCATCGACGACGATCGTGGTGACCGAGGACGGTGTCGCCGGCGATGAGGAGACCGCCGCCTCGGTGGACTTCACAGTGCTGGCGTACGACGAGGGGGAGACGACGGCGCTGACGACGGTGGCGGTGACCAACGTCTACACGACCGGTTCCGTGCTGGTGACCAAGACCATCGTGGACCCGGGTGGCTGGGGAACCGCGGACTTCACGGTGGAGATGACGTGCACGCTGGAGGGGGCGACCCCTGACCCGGTGTTCGAGGGGTCCTCGACGGTCAGTGCGGACAGCCCCGAGTGGCAGGTCGATGATCTGCCGACGGGTGCGGAGTGCGTGGTCACGGAGACGGAGAACGGCGGGGCGAACGCGACGAGTCCGGATGTGACGGTGGTCGTCGGTGATGACGAGTCCGGGGTCGTGGAGGCGGAGATCACGAACACGTTCACGGTGGGCTCCCTCCGGGTGACGAAGGTCCTCGAGGGGGCGCCGGCGAATGCGCTGGATCCGGCGACCACGGATGAGTACGCGATCTCGCTGTCGTGCACGCGTGAGGTCAACGGGGTGCCGGATGTTCCGGTGGTGATTCCCGCTCCGGGAGCGGATCGCACGATCGTGGGGGCGGGTTCGGTGGTCTACGAGGGGCTGCCGACCGGGGCGGAGTGCACCGTGTCCGAGGATGACCCGGGGTTCGCCACCGGCGAGGTGCGGATCAGCCCTGATCCGGTCATGATCGGCGGGCCGGATGACGACCCGGTCGAGGTGACCGTCACGAACGTGTTCGAGAACGGTTCGCTGTCGGTCGTGAAGGCGTTCGACGCTCCGGACGGCTTCCCGACGCCCGACTCGTTCACGGCGACAGTCACCTGCACGTGGCAGGGCGCGGACGTGCCCCTCGCCGACGACGGGGCCATCACGATCGCCGGCGACGGCACACCGACGATCGTCGACGACATCCCGGTCGACTCCGTCTGCGAGATCGAAGAGGACGACTTCGGTCAGACGAGCGTGACCTATCTCCCTGCGCAGAGCATCGTCGTGGACGACCCCGATGCGCCGACCGAGGTCGCGATCGAGAACACGTACGAGTGGGCGTCGCTCGAGGTGGGCAAGCTCGTCGAGTCGGACTCGCCGTTCATCCCGACGCAGTTCGAGTTCCATGTGGTGTGCACCTTCCAAGACGGCACGCCGGTCGACGAGACGTTCTTCCTGGATGCGAACGAGACGGAGACGATCACCGAGATCCCCGCTCGGTCCGAGTGCACGGTCACGGAGACCGGCGAACGCGGCGCCGACAGCACGATCACCGAGGCCGATGTGCCCGGCGCCACTGGCGACCTCGCGCCGCAGATCGATCAGGCCACGCGCACCGTGGTGATCCCGGAGCTGCAGCCCGACAGCACCGCGGTCATCAACACCGTCACGTACACCAACCTCTACGACACGACGGCGGTGGTCCTGGTCAAGGAGTTCGCCGGCGCCGGTGCCGATCAGTTCGGACTCGACCAGGCGTTCGTCTTCAGTGTCACCTGCACCCTGGAAGGCGAGACGGTGCTCGACCGGCAGGTCGCCCTGAGCGCCGCGAACGGGTTCACCACGGCACTCACCGAGGTCGTCGCGGGGTCGGAGTGCACCGTGGTCGAGGACGACCTCCAGGGCGCGGACACCGTGGTGATCGAGCCGAACGACGGCGAGGACACCACCGTCGGCGATGTCGTCATCCCCGCGGAGGGTGCGCTGGTGACGGTGACGGCGACGAACTGGTACCTCACCGGGTCGCTCGAAGTCACCAAGACCTTCGCCGGAGACGGAGTCGAGAAGTACGGCACCGACGACTTCGGCCTGAACCTGGCATGCCTGCGGGACGGCGAGGTGGTCGACATCCCCGATGGAGCCGACCGGGTCGTCAACGCGGGCGAGCCGGTCGCCGACTGGACGCACCTGCCCACCGGCGCCGAGTGCACGCTCACGGAGACCGATGCCGGCGGCGCGAACTCCACGGCGATCCAGGACGAGAACGGTGACCCGGTGACGCTGGACGAGGATGGCGGCTACACCTTCGTCGTCACCACCGACCCGACGATCCTCAGCGAGGACGACCAGGTGCAGCCCGCGCTCACCGTCGAGAACACCTTCAACCTCGCGCAGGTGTCGGTCTCCAAGACGGTCGACAACGGCGGCGCCCTCGACATCGATGGCGAGCCGGTCGCCTACGGCCCCTTCGAGGTCACCCTCGCGTGCACCTGGAACGGACAGGACGTCACCGCCGCCGAGCCGATGGTGCGCACCATCGCAGATGGGGAGACCGTGACGTGGACGCAGCTGCCCGAGGCGGCCGACTGCACCATCGCGGAGACCGACACCATGGGTGCGGCGGCGACCACGGTGACGGTGACCCAGGCC